The following coding sequences are from one Polyangia bacterium window:
- a CDS encoding VWA domain-containing protein: MRFANHHLLWLLLVAPAVVLGYALSFAHRRRLLARLGDAPMIARMASSVSTGRRLLRAGEVVLALALLALALARPQAGGRAKLTKQPGLDMVVALDFSRSMLAKDVYPSRLERAKRELERLMDKLGGDRVGLVAFAGETLSYPPTTDYAAVKLFWRDMGPWDMPVGGTAIGRAMRTALDLLTRLRAHGGPTRSQVILLLTDGEDTDSEPMEVAAEASKLGVKVFAVGIGSRSGELIPEFDDKGTITGYVKDQDGKYVTSRLGESTLRQIAQITGGEYFHADPKTFGVEEVEAALAGLKRTENEARVIKQYDEVFEVLLLPAFLLLVGEACSTDRRRSRSKAKPGAEAEARS; encoded by the coding sequence ATGAGATTCGCCAACCATCATTTGTTGTGGCTGCTGCTGGTGGCGCCGGCCGTGGTGCTGGGATACGCGCTGTCGTTCGCCCACCGCCGGCGGCTGCTGGCGCGCCTGGGCGACGCGCCGATGATCGCGCGCATGGCTTCGTCGGTGTCGACGGGGCGGCGGCTGTTGCGCGCCGGCGAGGTGGTGCTGGCGCTGGCCTTGCTGGCGCTGGCCCTGGCCCGGCCGCAAGCGGGCGGGCGCGCCAAGCTGACCAAGCAGCCGGGCCTGGACATGGTGGTGGCGCTGGATTTTTCGCGTTCGATGTTAGCCAAGGACGTCTATCCGTCCCGGCTGGAACGGGCCAAGCGCGAGCTCGAACGCCTGATGGACAAGCTGGGCGGCGATCGGGTCGGCCTGGTGGCCTTCGCCGGCGAGACGCTGAGCTATCCGCCGACGACGGACTATGCGGCGGTGAAGCTGTTCTGGCGCGACATGGGGCCGTGGGACATGCCCGTGGGCGGCACGGCCATCGGGCGCGCCATGCGGACTGCTCTGGATCTGCTGACGCGGCTGCGCGCGCACGGCGGGCCGACCCGGTCGCAGGTGATCCTGTTGCTGACCGACGGGGAAGACACCGACAGCGAACCGATGGAGGTGGCCGCCGAGGCGTCGAAGCTGGGCGTGAAGGTGTTCGCCGTCGGCATCGGCTCGCGCTCGGGCGAGCTGATCCCGGAGTTCGACGACAAGGGCACCATCACCGGCTACGTCAAGGATCAGGACGGCAAATACGTCACCTCGCGCCTGGGCGAATCGACGCTGCGGCAGATCGCCCAGATCACCGGCGGCGAATACTTCCACGCCGATCCCAAGACCTTCGGCGTCGAAGAGGTCGAGGCGGCGCTGGCGGGACTGAAGCGCACCGAAAACGAGGCGCGCGTAATCAAACAGTACGACGAGGTGTTCGAGGTGCTGCTGCTGCCGGCGTTCCTGTTGCTGGTGGGCGAGGCCTGCAGCACCGATCGGCGGCGCTCGCGGAGCAAGGCGAAGCCGGGCGCCGAGGCGGAGGCCAGGTCGTGA
- a CDS encoding tetratricopeptide repeat protein has protein sequence MKGAGAGGRWALLVAALPFLFGFDLLASKNHDVEQGNTAMKAGKAEDALAAYDKAAAKLAAEPGLHFDRGTALYALSRLDEATQEFLRATEAKDGSLKAAAFYNLGNAYAKSKKFKEAIEAYKRSLALNPRDNQAKANLELAQRQQKEEEKKKQDDKNKDQNKKDDKNKDDKKDQNKKDDQKKDDKKKDDQDKNKNDKKDEKQDQKNDQQKQPNQPQPQPQPAEQKPEQKPPDDKDIGAVLDSLERSPKDLEKERARLRAVRRGPPAKDW, from the coding sequence GTGAAAGGCGCAGGCGCAGGCGGGCGCTGGGCGCTGCTGGTGGCGGCGTTGCCGTTCTTGTTCGGGTTCGATCTGCTGGCCAGCAAGAACCACGACGTCGAACAAGGCAACACGGCCATGAAGGCCGGCAAGGCCGAGGACGCGCTGGCGGCGTACGACAAGGCCGCGGCCAAGCTGGCCGCCGAGCCGGGGCTTCACTTTGACCGGGGCACGGCGCTTTACGCGCTGTCGCGCCTCGACGAGGCCACGCAGGAGTTCCTGCGCGCCACCGAGGCCAAGGACGGCAGCCTGAAGGCGGCGGCCTTTTACAACCTGGGCAACGCCTACGCCAAATCGAAAAAGTTCAAAGAGGCCATCGAGGCGTACAAGCGTTCGCTGGCCTTGAACCCGCGCGACAACCAGGCCAAGGCGAACCTTGAACTGGCCCAGCGCCAGCAAAAGGAAGAAGAGAAAAAGAAACAGGACGACAAGAACAAGGACCAGAACAAAAAAGACGACAAGAACAAGGACGACAAGAAAGATCAGAACAAGAAGGACGATCAAAAGAAAGACGACAAGAAGAAGGACGATCAGGACAAAAACAAAAACGACAAGAAGGACGAAAAGCAGGATCAAAAAAACGATCAGCAGAAGCAGCCGAACCAACCGCAACCCCAACCCCAACCCGCCGAGCAGAAGCCCGAACAGAAGCCGCCCGACGACAAAGATATCGGCGCTGTTTTAGACAGCCTGGAGCGCAGCCCCAAGGACCTGGAAAAAGAGCGCGCCCGCTTGCGCGCCGTGCGCCGCGGGCCGCCGGCAAAAGATTGGTAG